Proteins from a genomic interval of Pseudomonas paeninsulae:
- a CDS encoding methyl-accepting chemotaxis protein, with protein MDGQRQETDQVATAINQMSAAAQEVASSAQHAAEAARETDLEGQSAKRVVDQSIESIHDLVGEVRSSSTSLENLRQDVQGIVGVLEVIRSIADQTNLLALNAAIEAARAGEAGRGFAVVADEVRALASRTQQSTGEIQSMINRLQSATSESVKAMQRASEMGENTREQATCAGVSLQAIATLIGTINSMNAQIASAAEEQTAVAEEINRSVHQIAVGVDGVAGEAAQGAQTSRELHQLGERLQRLVGQFHI; from the coding sequence ATGGACGGGCAGCGCCAGGAAACCGACCAGGTGGCCACGGCGATCAATCAGATGTCCGCCGCCGCCCAGGAAGTGGCCAGCAGTGCGCAGCACGCCGCCGAAGCGGCGCGCGAGACTGACCTGGAAGGCCAGTCCGCCAAGCGCGTGGTGGATCAGAGTATCGAGAGCATCCACGACCTGGTGGGCGAAGTGCGTAGCAGCAGCACCTCACTGGAAAATCTGCGCCAGGATGTGCAAGGCATCGTCGGCGTGCTCGAGGTGATCCGCTCGATTGCCGATCAAACCAACTTGCTGGCGCTCAATGCGGCGATCGAGGCGGCACGCGCCGGCGAGGCGGGTCGCGGATTTGCCGTGGTCGCCGACGAAGTTCGCGCCCTGGCCAGCCGCACCCAGCAGAGCACCGGCGAGATCCAGAGCATGATCAACCGCTTGCAGAGTGCCACCAGCGAGTCGGTGAAGGCCATGCAGCGTGCCAGTGAGATGGGCGAGAACACCCGTGAGCAGGCCACCTGCGCCGGTGTCTCGCTGCAAGCCATCGCCACCCTGATTGGCACCATCAACTCGATGAATGCGCAGATCGCCAGCGCGGCCGAAGAGCAGACCGCAGTGGCCGAAGAGATCAACCGCAGCGTGCACCAGATCGCCGTCGGGGTGGATGGCGTGGCCGGTGAAGCCGCCCAGGGCGCGCAGACCTCGCGCGAGCTGCACCAGCTTGGTGAGCGCCTGCAGCGCCTGGTTGGCCAGTTTCATATCTGA
- the fadD2 gene encoding long-chain-fatty-acid--CoA ligase FadD2 has protein sequence MQPDFWSDKRPAGVPNDIDLGAYKSVIEVFERSCKKFADRPAFSNMGVTLTYAELDRLSGAFAGYLQKHTDLQPGERIAVQMPNVLQYPIAVFGAMRAGLIVVNTNPLYTAREMRHQFKDAGVRALVYLNMFGKLVQDVLPDTEIDYLIEARMGDMLPSLKGWLVNSVVKKVKKLVPDYHLPQAVSFKAALKQGHGHDLKALTVGHDDIAVLQYTGGTTGVAKGAMLTHGNLVANMLQVDACLSQLGDDGTPLMKQGQEIMIAPLPLYHIYAFTANCMCMMVNGNLSVLISNPRDIPGFVKELGKWQFSALLGLNTLFVALMDHPEFKNLDFSKLKVTNSGGTALVKATAERWQAVTGCPVVEGYGLTETSPVASTNPYGSQARLGTVGIPVPGTAFKVIDDDGNEQALGERGELCIKGPQVMKGYWQLEEATREVLDAEGWFKSGDIAVIDPDGYVRIVDRKKDMIIVSGFNVYPNEIEDVVMAHPQVASCAAIGVPDEKSGEAVKLFVVARDGALSAEALKAYCRENFTGYKVPKHIVFRESLPMTPVGKILRRELRDIA, from the coding sequence ATGCAGCCTGATTTCTGGAGCGACAAACGCCCGGCCGGCGTACCCAACGATATCGACCTGGGTGCCTACAAATCGGTGATCGAGGTGTTCGAGCGCTCGTGCAAGAAATTCGCTGACCGTCCGGCGTTCAGCAATATGGGTGTGACCCTGACCTATGCCGAGCTGGATCGCTTGTCTGGCGCCTTTGCCGGCTACCTGCAAAAGCACACCGATCTGCAGCCCGGCGAGCGTATCGCCGTGCAGATGCCCAATGTCCTGCAATACCCGATTGCCGTGTTCGGCGCCATGCGCGCCGGGCTGATCGTGGTCAATACCAATCCGCTGTACACCGCCCGCGAGATGCGTCATCAGTTCAAGGATGCCGGCGTGCGCGCGCTGGTCTACCTGAACATGTTCGGCAAGCTGGTGCAGGATGTATTGCCGGATACCGAAATTGACTACCTGATCGAAGCGCGCATGGGCGACATGCTGCCGAGCCTCAAAGGCTGGCTGGTCAACAGCGTGGTGAAGAAGGTCAAGAAACTGGTGCCGGACTACCACCTGCCCCAGGCGGTGTCGTTCAAGGCGGCGCTCAAGCAGGGCCATGGCCACGACCTTAAGGCGCTCACGGTCGGTCATGACGACATCGCCGTGCTGCAGTACACCGGTGGCACCACGGGGGTAGCCAAGGGTGCGATGCTGACTCACGGCAATCTGGTGGCGAACATGCTGCAGGTCGACGCCTGCCTGTCGCAGCTCGGTGACGACGGTACCCCGCTGATGAAGCAGGGCCAGGAAATCATGATCGCGCCGCTGCCGCTGTACCATATCTATGCGTTCACCGCGAACTGCATGTGCATGATGGTCAACGGCAATCTCAGCGTACTGATCAGCAACCCGCGCGATATTCCGGGCTTCGTCAAGGAACTGGGCAAGTGGCAGTTCTCCGCGCTGCTGGGCCTCAACACCCTGTTTGTCGCGCTGATGGATCACCCCGAATTCAAGAACCTCGATTTTTCCAAGCTCAAGGTCACCAACTCAGGCGGTACCGCGCTGGTCAAGGCCACCGCCGAGCGTTGGCAGGCCGTCACCGGCTGCCCCGTGGTGGAAGGCTACGGCCTTACCGAGACCTCGCCGGTGGCCAGCACCAACCCTTACGGCAGCCAGGCACGTCTCGGCACGGTCGGTATTCCGGTGCCGGGCACGGCGTTCAAGGTCATCGACGACGACGGCAACGAGCAAGCGCTGGGCGAACGTGGCGAGCTGTGCATCAAGGGCCCGCAGGTGATGAAGGGCTACTGGCAGCTCGAAGAAGCCACCCGCGAGGTGCTGGACGCCGAGGGCTGGTTCAAGAGCGGTGATATCGCGGTGATCGACCCGGACGGTTACGTGCGCATCGTCGATCGCAAGAAGGACATGATCATCGTCTCCGGTTTCAACGTGTACCCCAACGAGATCGAGGATGTAGTCATGGCTCACCCGCAAGTCGCCAGCTGTGCGGCGATTGGCGTACCCGACGAGAAATCCGGCGAGGCGGTCAAGCTGTTCGTCGTCGCCCGTGACGGCGCCCTCAGCGCCGAGGCGCTCAAGGCCTACTGCCGGGAAAACTTCACCGGTTACAAGGTGCCCAAGCACATCGTCTTCAGGGAGTCACTGCCGATGACCCCGGTGGGCAAGATCCTTCGTCGCGAACTGCGCGATATCGCCTAG
- a CDS encoding MaoC family dehydratase → MSQSSNTPYDVLEVGQTASYSKTVEERDIQLFAAVSGDRNPVHLDAEYAATTMFKQRIAHGMFSGALISAAVACELPGPGTIYLGQQMRFTAPVKLGDTLTVRLEILEKLPKFRVRVATRVFNQHDELVVDGEAEILAPRKAQTVELTELPPISIG, encoded by the coding sequence ATGAGTCAAAGCAGCAACACGCCTTACGACGTTCTCGAAGTAGGCCAGACCGCCAGCTACAGCAAGACCGTCGAAGAGCGCGACATCCAGCTGTTCGCCGCCGTGTCCGGCGACCGCAACCCGGTGCACCTGGATGCCGAATATGCCGCCACCACCATGTTCAAGCAGCGCATTGCCCACGGCATGTTCAGCGGCGCCCTGATCAGCGCGGCCGTGGCCTGCGAACTGCCTGGCCCCGGCACCATCTACCTCGGCCAGCAAATGCGCTTCACCGCGCCAGTGAAGCTCGGCGACACCCTCACCGTGCGCCTGGAGATTCTGGAAAAGCTGCCAAAATTCCGCGTCCGCGTCGCCACCCGGGTGTTCAACCAGCACGACGAACTGGTGGTCGATGGCGAGGCGGAAATCCTCGCCCCGCGTAAAGCGCAGACCGTCGAACTGACCGAACTGCCACCGATCAGCATCGGTTAA
- a CDS encoding alpha/beta hydrolase encodes MQHNAFWLNSSDATPLYVNRWFAEQPPKAVLMVAHGMAEHSGRYARLGAALVAAGFELYAHDQRGHGRTAEHGHLGHYADANGWNLVVGDLACLNHHIRQQHPQAPIFLLGHSMGSYIGQAYLMQHSCSLQGAILSGSNYQPLALYRAARLIARLERWRQGPTEQSALLELVSFGSFNKTFKPNRTRFDWLSRDPVEVDAYVNDSLCGFRCSNQLWLDLLGGLLQITPPRNLAQIDCKLPLLVIGGACDPVSDGKRLADLVNALREAGHTQVQLKLYPDARHELLNESNRDAVTTDLIDWLEQALSHPRQPHPQPQETHP; translated from the coding sequence ATGCAGCACAATGCTTTTTGGCTCAATAGCAGCGATGCCACACCGCTCTATGTGAACCGCTGGTTCGCCGAACAGCCGCCGAAAGCAGTGCTGATGGTGGCTCACGGCATGGCCGAACACAGCGGACGCTATGCGCGCCTGGGCGCCGCCCTGGTCGCTGCGGGCTTCGAACTCTACGCTCACGACCAGCGCGGCCACGGCAGGACGGCCGAGCATGGCCACCTCGGGCACTATGCCGATGCCAACGGCTGGAACCTGGTGGTGGGCGATCTGGCCTGCCTCAACCACCATATTCGCCAGCAACACCCGCAAGCGCCGATCTTCCTGCTTGGCCACAGCATGGGCAGCTACATCGGCCAGGCCTACCTGATGCAGCACAGCTGCAGCCTGCAGGGGGCCATTCTGTCCGGCTCCAACTACCAGCCGCTGGCGCTGTACCGCGCGGCCAGGCTGATTGCCCGCCTCGAGCGCTGGCGTCAGGGGCCGACCGAACAAAGCGCACTGCTCGAGTTGGTTTCCTTCGGCTCGTTCAATAAAACCTTCAAGCCCAATCGCACCCGCTTCGATTGGCTGAGCCGCGACCCTGTCGAGGTGGATGCCTACGTCAACGACTCGCTCTGTGGCTTCCGCTGCAGTAACCAGTTGTGGCTTGACCTGCTCGGCGGCCTGCTGCAGATCACCCCTCCGCGCAACCTGGCGCAGATCGACTGCAAACTGCCGTTGCTGGTGATCGGCGGTGCCTGCGACCCGGTCAGCGACGGCAAGCGTTTAGCCGACCTGGTCAATGCCCTGCGCGAGGCCGGACATACCCAGGTGCAATTGAAGCTATATCCGGATGCTCGCCACGAACTGCTCAACGAGAGCAACCGCGACGCTGTCACCACCGACTTGATCGACTGGCTGGAACAGGCCCTGAGCCATCCCCGCCAGCCTCACCCTCAGCCCCAGGAGACACACCCATGA
- the fadD1 gene encoding long-chain-fatty-acid--CoA ligase FadD1, translating to MTENFWKDKYPVGIAAEIDPDQYPNIQAVLKQSCQRFADKPAFSNLGKTLTYGELYELSGAFAAYLQQHTDLQPGDRIAVQLPNVLQYPVAVFGALRAGLVVVNTNPLYTARELEHQFNDSGAKALVSLANMAHLVEQVLPKTGIKTVIISEVGDMLPPLKRLLVNSVVKYVKKMVPAYKLPHAVKFTETLSKGRGKAVREANPASSEIAVLQYTGGTTGVAKGAMLTHRNLIANMLQARAMMASNMNEGSEIIIAPLPLYHIYAFTFHCMAMMLIGNHNVLITNPRDLPGMVKDLARYKFSGFVGLNTLFVALCHSQDFQKLDFSALKITLSGGMALQLATAERWTQVTGSPVCEGFGMTETSPVASVNPIQSIQLGTIGIPVPSTQCKVIDDDGNDLPLGAIGELCVKGPQVMKGYWQRQDATDEILDAEGWLKTGDIAVIQEDGYMRIVDRKKDMILVSGFNVYPNELEDVLATLPGVLQCAAIGIPDEKSGEAIKIFVVAKPGVTLTKEQIMQHMRANLTGYKVPKAVEFRDALPTSNVGKILRRELRDEELKKTAVA from the coding sequence ATGACCGAAAACTTTTGGAAGGACAAGTATCCCGTTGGGATTGCTGCCGAAATCGATCCCGACCAGTACCCGAATATTCAGGCGGTACTGAAACAGTCCTGCCAACGCTTCGCTGACAAGCCTGCCTTCAGCAACCTCGGCAAGACCCTGACCTACGGCGAGCTGTATGAGTTGTCCGGTGCCTTCGCCGCCTACCTGCAGCAGCACACCGACCTACAGCCTGGCGATCGCATCGCCGTGCAACTGCCCAACGTCCTGCAATACCCGGTCGCCGTGTTCGGCGCCCTGCGTGCCGGGCTGGTGGTGGTCAACACCAACCCGCTGTACACCGCGCGGGAACTGGAGCACCAGTTCAACGATTCCGGTGCCAAGGCCCTGGTCAGCCTGGCCAATATGGCTCACCTGGTCGAGCAAGTGCTGCCCAAGACCGGGATCAAGACCGTCATCATCAGTGAAGTCGGCGACATGCTGCCGCCGCTCAAGCGCCTGCTGGTCAACAGCGTGGTCAAGTACGTGAAGAAGATGGTACCGGCCTACAAGCTGCCGCACGCCGTCAAGTTCACCGAAACCCTGAGCAAAGGCCGCGGTAAAGCAGTCAGGGAAGCCAATCCGGCCAGCAGCGAGATCGCCGTGCTGCAGTACACCGGTGGCACCACCGGGGTGGCCAAGGGTGCGATGCTGACCCACCGCAACCTGATCGCCAATATGCTGCAGGCCCGCGCGATGATGGCGTCGAACATGAATGAGGGCAGCGAGATCATCATCGCGCCGCTGCCGCTCTATCATATCTACGCCTTCACCTTCCATTGCATGGCCATGATGCTGATCGGCAACCATAACGTGCTGATCACCAACCCGCGGGACCTGCCGGGCATGGTCAAGGACCTGGCGCGTTACAAGTTCAGCGGTTTCGTTGGCCTCAATACCCTGTTTGTCGCCCTGTGCCACAGCCAAGACTTCCAAAAACTCGACTTCTCCGCCCTTAAAATTACCCTGTCCGGTGGCATGGCCCTGCAATTGGCCACTGCCGAGCGCTGGACCCAGGTGACCGGCAGCCCGGTTTGCGAAGGCTTCGGCATGACCGAAACCAGCCCGGTGGCCTCGGTCAACCCGATCCAGAGTATCCAGTTGGGCACCATCGGCATCCCGGTGCCTTCGACTCAGTGCAAGGTCATCGACGACGACGGCAATGACCTGCCGCTCGGCGCCATTGGCGAGTTGTGCGTCAAGGGGCCGCAGGTGATGAAGGGCTACTGGCAGCGCCAGGACGCCACCGACGAAATCCTCGACGCCGAGGGCTGGTTGAAGACCGGCGATATCGCGGTGATCCAGGAAGACGGCTACATGCGTATCGTCGACCGCAAGAAGGACATGATTCTGGTGTCCGGCTTCAACGTCTACCCGAACGAACTGGAAGACGTGCTGGCGACCCTGCCGGGTGTGCTGCAGTGCGCGGCCATTGGCATTCCGGACGAGAAGTCCGGCGAAGCGATCAAGATATTCGTGGTCGCCAAGCCCGGCGTGACCCTGACCAAAGAGCAGATCATGCAGCACATGCGCGCCAACCTCACCGGCTACAAGGTGCCGAAAGCCGTGGAATTCCGCGATGCGCTGCCGACCAGCAACGTCGGCAAGATCCTGCGCCGCGAGTTGCGTGACGAAGAGTTGAAAAAGACCGCCGTCGCCTAA
- a CDS encoding TetR/AcrR family transcriptional regulator, giving the protein MKTPTKATTPRAPGRPAGDSPAQRERLLDVAVQAFAHDGIKASSLRNIAQQAGVTPALVNYYFGNKAKLLATVAEERLLPLLMGLGQELRQVGDEPIALVSGFIQGMRRTVQAHPWLPPLWVREVLCEGGGLRELLMSRVGPAVAHMLAERFASAQRRGALNPDLDPRLLVVSLIGLTLFPYAAAPIWRGLFAAPELDDAALARHTLALLERGMEP; this is encoded by the coding sequence ATGAAGACACCCACCAAAGCAACCACCCCCCGCGCACCAGGCCGACCGGCCGGTGATTCGCCCGCGCAGCGCGAACGGTTGCTCGACGTTGCCGTGCAAGCCTTTGCCCATGACGGGATCAAGGCCTCCAGCCTGCGCAACATCGCCCAGCAGGCCGGGGTCACACCCGCACTGGTCAACTATTATTTCGGCAACAAAGCCAAACTGCTCGCAACGGTGGCCGAAGAGCGCTTGTTACCGCTGCTGATGGGGCTCGGCCAGGAGCTGCGTCAGGTCGGCGATGAGCCGATCGCGCTGGTCAGTGGCTTCATTCAGGGCATGCGTCGAACCGTGCAAGCGCACCCCTGGCTACCGCCGCTATGGGTGCGCGAAGTGCTGTGCGAAGGCGGCGGCTTGCGCGAATTGCTGATGAGCCGGGTGGGCCCAGCGGTGGCGCACATGCTGGCCGAGCGTTTCGCCAGCGCACAGCGACGCGGCGCGCTGAACCCCGACCTCGACCCGCGCCTGCTGGTGGTCTCGCTGATCGGCCTGACCCTGTTCCCCTATGCCGCCGCGCCCATCTGGCGCGGCCTGTTTGCGGCCCCCGAACTGGACGACGCGGCGCTCGCCCGCCACACCCTCGCCCTGCTCGAACGTGGAATGGAGCCCTGA
- a CDS encoding DUF1993 domain-containing protein yields the protein MSLSMYQASIPVFTRQLNNLSTILGLAAADAEARKIDPSVLLNARLAPDMFPLSRQVQVACDGASAGTALLAGIDAPSQADDETSFAELQARIAQVQAFLQGVSAAQIDGSEERTVTLSRRGKDTHFQGQAFLLDHVMPNFYFHVTTAYAILRHNGVAIGKRDFLGTR from the coding sequence ATGTCCCTGTCCATGTACCAAGCATCCATTCCGGTCTTCACCCGTCAATTGAACAACCTGTCGACCATCCTCGGCCTCGCCGCCGCCGACGCCGAAGCACGCAAGATCGACCCCAGCGTATTGCTCAATGCCCGCCTGGCCCCCGATATGTTCCCGCTGAGCCGTCAGGTACAGGTCGCCTGCGACGGCGCCTCGGCCGGCACTGCGCTGCTGGCCGGTATCGATGCGCCCAGCCAGGCCGATGACGAAACCAGCTTCGCCGAACTGCAAGCACGCATCGCCCAGGTCCAGGCCTTTCTGCAAGGCGTCAGCGCCGCGCAGATCGACGGCAGCGAGGAGCGCACCGTGACCCTCTCGCGCCGCGGCAAGGACACTCACTTCCAGGGCCAGGCCTTCCTGCTCGACCACGTCATGCCCAACTTCTATTTCCACGTCACCACCGCCTACGCCATCCTGCGCCATAACGGTGTGGCAATCGGCAAGCGCGACTTCCTCGGCACCCGCTGA
- a CDS encoding ABC transporter ATP-binding protein translates to MSSTEVVIQASGLTKRFGQLTAVDDLNLRVRRAEVFGFLGPNGSGKSTTIRMLCGLLLPSAGQIEVLGYQIPRDAEALKRRIGYMTQKFSLYEDLSVLENLDFLATVQGLDKGAARKRIAELLERYWLGDQRQQMAGTLSGGQRQRLALAGAVLHKPDLLLLDEPTSAVDPQSRREFWESLFELADAGTTLLVSTHYMDEAERCTRLGILDEGRLVADGSPRELLDALPGHPLLIECAQPRQAKQALHDCSGVLAMAQIGVALRVLVASQDARGPIEQRLRDAHIDATISSTQANLEDVFVSVTRQPVQAQR, encoded by the coding sequence ATGTCCAGCACTGAGGTGGTGATTCAGGCCAGCGGCCTGACTAAACGTTTCGGCCAACTCACCGCGGTCGACGACCTGAACCTGCGCGTACGTCGCGCCGAGGTTTTCGGCTTCCTCGGCCCCAACGGCTCCGGCAAGTCGACCACCATCCGCATGCTCTGCGGCCTGCTGCTGCCCAGTGCCGGGCAGATCGAGGTGCTCGGCTACCAGATCCCCCGGGATGCCGAGGCCCTCAAGCGGCGCATCGGCTACATGACCCAGAAGTTCTCCCTCTACGAAGACCTCAGCGTGCTCGAGAACCTGGATTTTCTCGCCACCGTGCAGGGGCTGGACAAGGGCGCAGCGCGTAAGCGTATCGCCGAACTGCTTGAGCGCTATTGGCTGGGCGACCAGCGTCAGCAGATGGCCGGTACCCTCAGCGGCGGACAGAGGCAGCGCCTGGCGCTGGCCGGCGCGGTCTTGCACAAACCCGACCTGTTGCTGCTCGATGAACCCACCAGCGCGGTCGATCCACAATCACGCCGGGAGTTCTGGGAGTCGCTGTTCGAGCTGGCCGACGCCGGCACCACCCTGCTGGTCTCCACCCACTACATGGATGAAGCCGAACGCTGCACCCGCCTGGGCATCCTCGATGAAGGCCGCCTGGTTGCCGACGGCAGTCCGCGCGAGCTGCTCGACGCCCTGCCAGGACACCCCTTACTGATCGAGTGCGCGCAGCCGCGCCAGGCCAAGCAGGCACTGCACGACTGCAGCGGCGTGCTGGCCATGGCGCAGATTGGCGTTGCATTGCGGGTCTTGGTCGCCAGCCAAGACGCTCGCGGGCCTATCGAGCAGCGCCTGCGCGACGCCCACATCGATGCAACCATAAGCAGCACGCAGGCCAACCTGGAAGACGTATTCGTCAGCGTTACCCGCCAACCCGTGCAGGCCCAGCGATGA
- a CDS encoding HlyD family secretion protein, with amino-acid sequence MSKRLLPSLILLALLSGCEPAGDDALLGTLEWDRIGLPAEASETILSWQVAEGDRVEAGQLLLELDPRRQDARIAQARGEVAQAEARLSELSNGARLETIEAAQAILARNHAELTDAERNFQRFDTLYQHRQVAIAELDRARASRDQARAATRNADAQLRELTHGTRPEQLQQAAASLESVRANLARLQVDREHLSVRAPRAGLVDALPFKPGDQPPAGAELASLLVGDAPYARIYIPASQRTHFKLGDSMRVTVQGVAQPFAATLSSIRSEASFTPYFALSGDDASRLMYRAELRLQGDGARQLPAGLPLSAERDANVQH; translated from the coding sequence ATGAGCAAACGCCTGCTACCCAGCCTGATCCTGCTCGCGCTGCTCAGTGGCTGCGAACCGGCAGGCGACGACGCCCTGCTCGGCACCCTGGAGTGGGACCGCATCGGCCTGCCCGCCGAAGCCTCGGAAACCATCCTCAGCTGGCAGGTCGCCGAGGGTGACCGGGTCGAGGCCGGGCAACTGCTGCTGGAGCTCGATCCGCGCCGCCAGGATGCACGCATCGCCCAGGCCCGCGGCGAGGTGGCTCAGGCCGAAGCGCGCCTGAGCGAGCTGAGCAACGGCGCGCGCCTGGAAACCATCGAGGCAGCTCAGGCCATCCTGGCCCGCAACCACGCCGAGCTGACCGACGCGGAACGCAATTTCCAGCGTTTCGACACCCTCTACCAGCATCGCCAGGTGGCGATTGCCGAACTGGATCGCGCTCGCGCCAGCCGCGATCAGGCCAGGGCCGCCACCCGCAATGCCGACGCCCAGCTGCGCGAGCTGACCCATGGCACCCGCCCGGAACAACTGCAACAAGCCGCCGCCAGCCTGGAGAGCGTGCGCGCCAACCTGGCCCGCCTGCAGGTCGACCGCGAGCACCTGAGCGTGCGCGCACCGCGGGCTGGACTAGTCGACGCCCTGCCCTTCAAGCCCGGCGACCAACCGCCGGCCGGCGCCGAGCTGGCCAGCCTGCTGGTCGGCGATGCGCCTTACGCACGGATCTATATCCCGGCCAGCCAGCGCACCCACTTCAAGCTGGGCGACAGCATGCGAGTGACTGTCCAGGGCGTCGCGCAGCCCTTCGCCGCCACCCTCAGCAGCATCCGCAGCGAAGCCAGCTTCACCCCCTATTTCGCCCTCAGCGGCGACGATGCCAGCCGCCTGATGTACCGCGCCGAACTGCGCCTGCAAGGCGATGGCGCCCGCCAGCTGCCGGCCGGACTGCCGCTAAGCGCCGAGCGCGACGCCAATGTCCAGCACTGA